A region from the Pseudomonadota bacterium genome encodes:
- a CDS encoding peptide deformylase, which yields MRFQAMVVVCGLAAMAALACDDGGDADPDGGTDTDSDTGTDTGSDTDTEPDGLTVEEVEPENYSSVWVNGKIHVRFSAGAEGDFIDPETVQLFVDGEPVRAWEYYAEALGNREFRFLPFPVWAPGEEHEVTIAAGAAYAGDPSLALAEDYTWSFTVWDDPFLEEYDSATTPALSEDELDAMAGSGAGAFGEADLVKDWEDPGSTLYEVSLPVRPDDPDVVAFGQKMLDSLGPLGGVGLAAPQVGVNRRAFAAIVNSEQRVFLNPRIEFWSEDEWYTGFAEGCLSIDGVSSIVSRPASISVEFDTPEGEHVTGYTLENYQAKIFLHEYDHLNGILMTDREERRGW from the coding sequence ATGCGGTTCCAGGCGATGGTGGTGGTTTGCGGGCTCGCGGCGATGGCCGCGCTCGCGTGTGACGACGGCGGCGATGCGGACCCGGACGGCGGCACCGACACGGATTCGGACACGGGCACGGACACGGGTTCCGACACCGACACCGAGCCCGACGGGTTGACCGTCGAGGAGGTCGAGCCGGAGAACTATTCCTCGGTGTGGGTGAACGGGAAGATCCACGTCCGCTTCTCCGCCGGCGCGGAGGGCGACTTCATCGACCCGGAGACCGTGCAGCTCTTCGTCGACGGCGAGCCCGTCCGCGCCTGGGAGTACTACGCCGAGGCGCTCGGGAACCGGGAGTTCCGGTTCCTCCCGTTCCCCGTGTGGGCGCCGGGAGAGGAGCACGAGGTGACGATCGCCGCGGGCGCCGCCTACGCCGGCGATCCGTCGCTCGCGCTCGCCGAGGACTACACCTGGAGCTTCACGGTCTGGGACGATCCGTTCCTCGAGGAGTACGACTCGGCCACGACGCCCGCGCTCTCCGAGGACGAGCTCGACGCGATGGCCGGGAGCGGCGCCGGAGCGTTCGGGGAGGCGGATCTCGTCAAGGACTGGGAGGATCCGGGGAGCACGCTGTACGAGGTGTCGTTGCCGGTGCGGCCCGACGATCCCGACGTCGTCGCGTTCGGGCAGAAGATGCTCGACTCGCTCGGGCCGCTCGGCGGAGTGGGGCTAGCGGCGCCGCAGGTCGGGGTGAACCGCCGCGCCTTCGCGGCGATCGTGAACAGCGAGCAGCGGGTGTTCCTCAACCCGCGCATCGAGTTCTGGTCAGAGGACGAGTGGTACACAGGCTTCGCCGAAGGGTGCCTGTCGATCGACGGCGTGTCGAGCATCGTCTCGCGGCCCGCCTCGATCTCGGTCGAGTTCGACACTCCCGAGGGGGAGCACGTCACGGGGTACACGCTCGAGAACTACCAGGCCAAGATCTTCCTGCACGAGTACGATCACCTGAACGGCATCCTGATGACCGATCGCGAGGAGCGGCGGGGCTGGTGA
- a CDS encoding VWA domain-containing protein, with translation MKNVLICLLAVAALSASGCYRMRLDLVDASVQKPSNVALFFQMDDEDGNPKPGVAAEQFEIYEDGKLISTFESKQTILNPEISTVRYTLLLLDMSGSVVESGQVPQLQEAVGAFLEGIGENEKIAIYAFDGREEILPIAEFGAREATLARKNELLTKWDSKDPSTNLHGAIVQGVAALQDAKAKSEVPLRFGTLVIFTDGTDRAHRETAENATAAIRDSETTTFVIGLGGEVDQAEGERFGKDGFVRAADKAAMKAAFEEVAEQINARGRSYYLLSYCSPSRAGSHELEVVAVLEDQKGRLAYQFDAEGFEPDCDPNKTPEFEIPDAGEAAAAPEPDADAKPEASVKVKAEAKEPKPKAEDKTKPGFQTDKATAF, from the coding sequence ATGAAGAACGTACTGATTTGTCTATTGGCGGTCGCCGCGCTCTCCGCCTCTGGCTGCTATAGGATGCGCCTCGATCTCGTGGACGCGTCGGTGCAGAAGCCGAGCAACGTCGCCCTGTTCTTCCAAATGGACGACGAGGACGGGAACCCCAAGCCGGGTGTCGCGGCGGAGCAGTTCGAGATCTACGAGGACGGGAAGCTCATCTCGACCTTCGAGAGCAAGCAGACGATCCTCAACCCGGAGATCTCTACGGTCCGCTACACGCTCCTCCTGCTCGACATGAGCGGCTCGGTCGTGGAGTCCGGCCAGGTGCCCCAGCTCCAGGAGGCGGTGGGCGCGTTCCTCGAGGGGATCGGCGAGAACGAGAAGATCGCCATCTACGCCTTCGACGGCCGCGAGGAGATCCTGCCGATCGCGGAGTTCGGGGCGCGCGAGGCGACGCTCGCGCGGAAGAACGAGCTCCTGACGAAGTGGGATTCGAAGGATCCGTCGACCAACCTGCACGGCGCGATCGTCCAGGGGGTGGCGGCGCTCCAGGACGCCAAGGCGAAGTCGGAGGTGCCGCTGCGCTTCGGCACGCTCGTGATCTTCACGGACGGGACGGACCGCGCCCACCGGGAGACCGCCGAGAACGCGACCGCCGCGATCCGCGATTCGGAGACGACCACCTTCGTCATCGGGCTGGGGGGCGAGGTGGATCAGGCGGAGGGGGAGCGGTTCGGGAAGGACGGGTTCGTCCGCGCCGCGGACAAGGCGGCGATGAAGGCGGCCTTCGAGGAGGTGGCCGAGCAAATCAACGCCCGCGGCCGCAGCTACTACCTGCTCTCCTACTGCAGCCCGTCGCGCGCCGGCAGCCACGAGCTCGAGGTGGTCGCGGTGCTCGAGGATCAGAAGGGCAGGCTGGCGTACCAGTTCGACGCCGAGGGCTTCGAGCCCGATTGCGATCCCAACAAGACGCCGGAGTTCGAGATCCCAGACGCAGGCGAGGCGGCCGCCGCGCCTGAGCCGGACGCGGACGCGAAGCCCGAGGCCTCCGTGAAGGTGAAGGCCGAGGCGAAGGAGCCGAAGCCGAAGGCCGAAGACAAGACGAAGCCCGGCTTCCAGACCGACAAGGCGACCGCGTTCTAG
- a CDS encoding serine/threonine protein kinase — MIDYKGLTLEGKYHIRELLGEGGMGRVYRGEHVLIGRQVAVKFLHAELASNEEVVRRFYREAQSAAAIRHKNVIDVLDVGVSPEGEPFLVMEYLEGESLSAMIARVGVLDVATACGILEPALNALQAAHDHGIVHRDLKPDNIFIAHQAGEPPTIKLIDFGISKINEAVGQTKLTKDGSLLGTPEYMSPEQARGAADLDHRSDLYSMGVILYEMLTGGRPFVGESYGELLVSVLTEEPRPPHDVNPDFPDEAAAVIGPALARDPADRFQTAAEMLEALRRLPGFARRRDTLTQLGEGLGARGVASGDLGKSMDRGRTGVAEDVLDQVLRERAPGPLDRIESRAVKLIGRIPRACRIVDRLGGGRRGTRRLLAIAGGALLLIILALIMIPGGGDEEDTVTITVTGAASGADIYWDGYLVTRNPFKVERGEALVPLRVEARGRKPFKVSITPNEDQIVDVKAKDVIPDEKAAATPAAPKAAEPPPEPKAAPAEPGEQPAPAEPADPSSKKAKRGSKIKRFFQGLGN; from the coding sequence ATGATCGACTACAAGGGCCTGACGCTCGAGGGAAAGTACCACATCAGAGAGCTGCTCGGCGAGGGCGGCATGGGCCGCGTGTACCGCGGCGAGCACGTGCTGATCGGGCGGCAGGTCGCGGTCAAGTTCCTCCACGCCGAGCTCGCGTCGAACGAGGAGGTCGTCCGCCGTTTCTACCGCGAGGCGCAGAGCGCGGCCGCGATCCGGCACAAGAACGTCATCGACGTGCTCGACGTCGGTGTCTCCCCCGAGGGCGAGCCGTTCCTCGTGATGGAGTACCTCGAGGGTGAGTCCCTGTCGGCCATGATCGCCCGCGTCGGCGTCCTCGACGTGGCCACCGCCTGCGGGATCCTCGAGCCGGCGCTCAACGCGCTGCAGGCGGCGCACGATCACGGCATCGTTCACCGCGACCTCAAGCCGGACAACATCTTCATCGCGCACCAGGCGGGCGAGCCGCCGACGATCAAGCTGATAGACTTCGGCATCTCCAAGATCAACGAGGCCGTCGGGCAGACAAAGCTCACGAAAGACGGTTCGCTGCTCGGCACGCCGGAGTACATGTCTCCCGAGCAAGCGCGCGGCGCGGCCGATCTCGACCACCGGAGCGATCTCTACTCGATGGGCGTGATCCTCTACGAGATGCTGACGGGCGGGCGCCCGTTCGTCGGAGAGAGCTACGGCGAGCTGCTGGTCTCGGTGCTCACCGAGGAGCCGCGGCCGCCGCACGACGTGAACCCCGACTTCCCCGACGAGGCGGCGGCGGTGATCGGCCCGGCGCTCGCGCGCGATCCGGCGGACCGTTTCCAGACCGCGGCGGAGATGCTCGAGGCGCTGCGTCGCCTGCCCGGGTTCGCGCGGCGACGGGACACGCTGACGCAGCTCGGGGAGGGGCTCGGCGCGAGGGGCGTCGCCTCGGGCGATCTGGGGAAGTCGATGGACCGCGGCCGCACGGGCGTGGCCGAGGACGTGCTCGATCAGGTGCTCAGGGAGCGCGCCCCCGGGCCGCTCGACAGGATCGAGAGCCGGGCGGTCAAGCTGATCGGGCGCATCCCGCGCGCCTGTCGGATCGTCGACAGGCTCGGTGGCGGGCGGAGGGGGACGCGGCGCCTGCTCGCGATCGCGGGCGGCGCGCTGCTCCTGATCATCCTGGCGCTGATCATGATTCCGGGCGGCGGCGACGAAGAGGATACCGTGACGATCACCGTGACCGGCGCCGCGTCCGGCGCGGACATCTACTGGGACGGCTACCTCGTCACGCGCAACCCGTTCAAGGTCGAGCGCGGCGAGGCGCTCGTGCCGCTGCGCGTCGAGGCGCGCGGCCGCAAGCCGTTCAAGGTCTCGATCACGCCGAACGAGGATCAGATCGTCGACGTGAAGGCGAAGGACGTGATCCCCGACGAGAAGGCGGCCGCGACGCCGGCGGCGCCGAAGGCGGCCGAGCCTCCGCCCGAGCCGAAGGCGGCCCCAGCCGAGCCCGGGGAGCAGCCGGCGCCCGCCGAGCCGGCCGACCCCTCGTCCAAGAAGGCGAAGCGCGGCTCCAAGATCAAGCGGTTCTTCCAGGGGCTGGGGAACTAG
- a CDS encoding GH3 auxin-responsive promoter family protein encodes MESGIRSNAGGGVKGLVNRVLARNVERVLAIPGRKLYARYERASRDPEAAQRAVLAEIVSVAADTVFGREHGLGAVRSVEDFRSKVPVRDYEGHRPYVERHAKGEEGVLFPGKPLMYTRTSGTTALPKLIPISPYNFERTIKNRGKLWLYGLSRHFPGIYSGQDFTIVSPAVEGITEGGTPYGSLSGLIYKNIPEFVKLVHTVPYDVITIKDYDAKAYCLLRLGVPADVTAIFTGNPATVLNLATKADLWKEEIIRDVRDGALRPGLDIEPHIRRAIEERLSPCAERARELDRIASSAGGFRPAAYWPNLKLVHTWTNGNCALVLPKLRPWFREGTPVLDFGYIASEITAADLIDPATNGSLLALLSGFYEFSRVEEEDAADRRFLMAHELEVGARYYVYVTTFSGLFRYDMNDIVEVVGAHNRGPILKFLFKGKGVTSIQGEKVSEAQFIEAVRRAAEKSAVRCDFFVGYANPERDLYELYVELLGETDAADRARFGAAVDAMLREINVEYDAKRHSERLKPIEVIPLGAEAFQRYRALRLAEGAHEGQLKWLHLSSTSVDRERMKRLSEPPS; translated from the coding sequence GTGGAGTCTGGCATCAGATCGAACGCGGGCGGCGGCGTCAAGGGGCTCGTCAACCGCGTCCTCGCGCGGAACGTCGAGCGCGTCCTCGCGATCCCGGGGCGCAAGCTCTACGCCCGGTACGAGCGGGCCTCGCGCGACCCGGAGGCCGCCCAGCGCGCGGTCCTCGCGGAGATCGTCTCGGTCGCCGCCGACACGGTGTTCGGGCGCGAGCACGGCCTCGGCGCCGTCCGATCCGTCGAGGACTTCCGCTCGAAGGTCCCGGTGCGCGACTACGAGGGGCACCGGCCGTACGTGGAGCGCCACGCCAAGGGGGAGGAGGGCGTGCTGTTCCCGGGCAAGCCGCTCATGTACACGCGCACGAGCGGCACGACCGCGCTCCCCAAGCTGATCCCGATCTCGCCGTACAACTTCGAGCGCACGATCAAGAACCGCGGCAAGCTGTGGCTCTACGGGCTGTCGCGCCACTTCCCGGGGATCTACTCGGGGCAGGACTTCACGATCGTGTCCCCGGCCGTCGAGGGGATCACCGAGGGCGGCACGCCGTACGGCTCCCTGTCCGGGCTCATCTACAAGAACATCCCCGAGTTCGTGAAGCTCGTCCACACGGTCCCCTACGACGTGATCACGATCAAGGACTACGACGCCAAGGCGTACTGCCTGCTCCGGCTCGGCGTGCCGGCGGACGTCACCGCGATCTTCACGGGCAACCCCGCGACCGTGCTCAACCTCGCGACCAAGGCCGATCTCTGGAAGGAGGAGATCATCCGCGACGTGCGCGACGGCGCGTTGAGGCCGGGGCTCGACATCGAGCCGCACATCCGGCGCGCGATCGAGGAGCGCCTCTCGCCCTGCGCGGAGCGCGCCCGGGAGCTCGACCGGATCGCGTCCTCCGCCGGCGGGTTCAGGCCGGCCGCCTACTGGCCCAACCTGAAGCTCGTGCACACCTGGACCAACGGCAACTGCGCGCTCGTGCTGCCGAAGCTCAGGCCCTGGTTCAGGGAGGGGACGCCGGTGCTCGACTTCGGCTACATCGCGAGCGAGATCACCGCCGCGGACCTCATCGATCCGGCGACGAACGGCTCGCTGCTCGCGCTCCTGTCCGGGTTCTACGAGTTCTCCAGGGTCGAGGAGGAGGACGCGGCGGACAGGCGGTTCCTCATGGCGCACGAGCTCGAGGTCGGCGCCCGCTACTACGTCTACGTCACGACTTTCTCGGGCCTGTTCCGCTACGACATGAACGACATCGTGGAGGTCGTGGGCGCTCACAACCGCGGCCCGATCCTGAAGTTCCTGTTCAAGGGCAAGGGGGTCACGAGCATCCAGGGCGAGAAGGTCTCGGAGGCCCAGTTCATCGAGGCGGTGCGGCGCGCCGCGGAGAAGAGCGCCGTGCGCTGCGACTTCTTCGTCGGGTACGCGAACCCCGAGCGGGATCTGTACGAGCTCTACGTCGAGCTGCTCGGCGAGACGGACGCGGCGGATCGAGCGCGGTTCGGCGCTGCGGTGGACGCGATGCTCCGCGAGATCAACGTCGAGTACGACGCGAAGCGGCATAGCGAGCGGCTCAAGCCGATCGAGGTGATCCCGCTCGGCGCGGAGGCGTTCCAAAGGTATCGCGCGCTCCGGCTCGCCGAGGGCGCGCACGAGGGGCAGCTCAAGTGGCTCCACCTCTCGTCGACGTCCGTCGACCGCGAGCGGATGAAGCGGCTCTCGGAGCCGCCGAGTTGA
- a CDS encoding Smr/MutS family protein, with translation MVRGRKKRREKSEGRADGPKAGFAYKPFAELKVAVPRRPPRAPEPVVEEPVEAAPPPASDEDAFAALAAGTIPLTGAVPLAPKRIEPRPAPLPPDDAALVMRELDELVHGARPFDFADTEEFVEAAVRGFDNRVLRRLRRGDFSVQGHLDLHGMRREEARQRVAEFVVKSHAEGKRCVLIVHGRGLGSKDNIPVLKEKLQAWLTRGAIGRHVLAFTSARPWDGGTGAVYVLLRS, from the coding sequence ATGGTCCGCGGTCGCAAGAAGAGGCGTGAGAAAAGCGAGGGCCGCGCCGACGGCCCGAAGGCGGGCTTCGCCTACAAGCCGTTCGCCGAGCTCAAGGTCGCGGTGCCCCGGAGGCCGCCGCGGGCCCCGGAGCCGGTCGTCGAGGAGCCCGTCGAGGCCGCGCCGCCGCCCGCGAGCGACGAGGACGCCTTCGCCGCGCTGGCCGCCGGGACGATCCCGCTCACGGGCGCCGTCCCCCTCGCGCCGAAGCGGATCGAGCCCAGGCCCGCACCCCTGCCGCCGGACGACGCGGCGCTCGTCATGCGGGAGCTCGACGAGCTCGTCCACGGCGCGCGTCCCTTCGACTTCGCGGACACGGAGGAGTTCGTCGAGGCGGCGGTGCGCGGCTTCGACAACCGCGTCCTGCGCCGCCTACGCCGCGGCGACTTCTCGGTGCAGGGCCACCTCGACCTCCACGGCATGCGGCGCGAGGAGGCGCGGCAGCGGGTCGCGGAGTTCGTCGTGAAGTCGCACGCCGAGGGCAAGCGGTGCGTGCTCATCGTGCACGGCCGCGGCCTGGGCTCCAAGGACAACATCCCGGTGCTCAAGGAGAAGCTCCAGGCGTGGCTCACGCGCGGCGCCATCGGCCGGCACGTGCTCGCGTTCACCTCGGCGCGCCCCTGGGACGGCGGCACCGGCGCCGTGTACGTCCTGCTCCGGAGCTGA
- a CDS encoding VWA domain-containing protein, which produces MTKMSISFFCGIAAAALGCNGVGDDRDDGTSDTDTDTDTDVDTDADSDTDADTESDSFCDELNIPIYNDPARVMLLMDHSSSMAGGNWDIARNAVYDLLTTFAPTSLEFGLDTFPDPTTNGCYVAAPVVVDCGPETEGDIQSSLEGIGTVSMTPLRDALNNFIDPDYAPGCCSTEYNKYIILLADGEDSCGGLVSDLIDVTTTLVSLGIRVIVIGFNVNMSVEQLNAIASNGGTTFTTYLNANDADSLTAAFNTIGTSIISCVFTIGEPDASANPNLVNFYFDDALVYMDEDCSSGSGWRWANDDHTQVEFCPDSCDLLGSGAVDEITATFGCDTIIE; this is translated from the coding sequence ATGACGAAGATGTCGATTTCGTTCTTCTGCGGCATCGCCGCCGCGGCGCTCGGCTGCAACGGCGTCGGCGACGACCGGGACGACGGGACCTCAGACACGGACACCGACACCGACACGGATGTCGACACGGACGCCGATTCCGACACGGACGCCGATACCGAGTCCGATTCGTTCTGCGACGAGCTGAACATCCCGATCTACAACGACCCGGCGCGCGTCATGCTGCTGATGGATCACTCGTCCTCGATGGCCGGCGGCAACTGGGACATCGCGCGGAACGCGGTCTACGACCTCTTGACGACGTTCGCCCCCACCTCGCTCGAGTTCGGCCTGGACACGTTCCCGGATCCGACCACCAACGGGTGCTACGTGGCGGCGCCGGTCGTCGTGGACTGCGGGCCGGAAACGGAGGGCGACATCCAGTCGTCACTCGAGGGGATCGGCACCGTCTCGATGACGCCGCTCCGGGACGCGCTGAACAACTTCATCGATCCGGACTACGCGCCGGGGTGCTGCTCCACGGAGTACAACAAGTACATCATCCTCCTGGCCGACGGCGAGGACTCCTGCGGCGGCCTGGTCTCCGACCTGATCGACGTGACGACCACCCTCGTGAGCCTGGGGATCCGGGTCATCGTCATCGGGTTCAACGTGAACATGTCGGTCGAGCAGCTCAACGCAATCGCGTCCAATGGCGGCACGACGTTCACGACCTACCTCAACGCGAACGACGCGGACTCCCTCACCGCGGCGTTCAACACGATCGGAACGTCGATCATCAGCTGCGTGTTCACGATCGGCGAGCCGGACGCCTCGGCCAACCCCAACCTCGTCAACTTCTACTTCGACGACGCGCTCGTCTACATGGACGAGGACTGCTCGTCCGGCTCGGGCTGGCGCTGGGCGAACGACGACCACACGCAGGTCGAGTTCTGCCCGGACTCGTGCGATCTGCTCGGGAGCGGCGCGGTGGACGAGATCACCGCGACGTTCGGCTGCGACACCATCATCGAGTAG